The stretch of DNA CGCCCAGCCCTTCGAGGCCGGTGGCGATGAAATAGCCCTGCACCATCGTCAGTGCGACGGTCAGGTAGCGGGTGTACTGGTTGAGCTTCTTGCGCCCGACCTCGCCCTCTTTCTTCAGCTGCTTCCACGGCTCGTGGAGCGCCGCGCCCAGCTGCACCACGATCGAAGCCGTGATGTAGGGCATGATGCCAAGCGCGATGATGCTCATCCGCTCGAGGCTGCCGCCCGAAAAGGCGTTGAAGAAATCGAGGACGCCGCCGCGCTGCGTATCGAACAGCGCGCTCATCGCACGCGGATCGATACCGGGGATGGGAACGAAGGACAGGAAACGGAAGACGATCAGCACGCCGAGCGTGAACCACAGACGCTTCTTGAGGTCGGTGGCCTTGCGGAAGCTGCCGAAATTCACTCCGGCGGCCATTTGTTCGGCGGACGTCGCCATAGGTCTCGTTTCCCTTCGCTCGTCCCGCCCCCCGGCGGGATCGGCCCTATATAGGACCCCTTCCCGTCATTGCGAGCGTCGCGAAGCAATCCGGACCCACGGAGGGGATTGCCGCGCCGCCTCGCTGCTCGCAATGACGCGGATAGGTGAGGTTTTAGTCTTCCGACTTCTCGTCGGTCTTGGCGGGCGCGGTCACTTCGACCTTGCCGCCGGCCTTCTCGACCGCATCGATGGCACCCTTGGAAGCGCCCGCGACCTTGAAATTGGCCTTCGCCGTGATCTCGCCCTTGCCGAGCAGACGCACGCCGTGCTTGCCGCCACGGGTCAGGCCGATCGCGTTGAGCGCGTCCTGGTCGATGACCTTCTTGGCGTCGAGCTTCTTCTCGTCGATCGCCTTCTGGACCTGGCCGACGTTGACGATGGCATAATCCTTGCCGAACGGATTGTTGAACCCGCGCTTCGGCAGCCGCATGTGAAGCGGCATCTGGCCGCCCTCGAAGCCGTTGACGGCGACGCCCGAACGGCTCTTCTGGCCCTTCTGGCCGCGACCGGCGGTCTTGCCCTTGCCCGAACCGATGCCGCGTCCGACGCGCATCCGGCCCTTGCGGGCGCCTTCATTGTCCTTGAGGTCGTTGATCTTGATCGTCATGTCTGCACTCGCTTTCGCTGTTGTTCGCGCTGGAAAGAATGGGTCCGGCGCGTGGCCGGACCCGGGAAATCATCGCTGAAGCCCTAGGCTTCCTCGACGCTCAGAAGGTGCCGGACCTTCTTCACCTGGCCGAGGACTTCGGGGGTCGCCTTCACCTCGATGGTGCGATGCATCTTGTTGAGGCCGAGCCCCACGAGCGTCGCGCGCTGCGCCTTGTCCTTGCGGATCGGCGAACCCGTCTGGGTGATCTTCAGCGTCTTGCTGTCGTCTTTCTTGGCCATCGTTCTACTCCGTCACCGCGTCGGCGGTGGCTTCGGCTTCCGCCTTGTCCATCCCGCCACGGCCCAGCAGGTCCGCGACCTTCTTGCCGCGACGCTGCGCGACCGAGCGCGGGCTCGTCTGGTCCTTGAGCGCCTCGAAGGTCGCACGGATCATGTTGAAGGGGTTGGCGGTGCCGTTCGACTTGGTCACGACGTCCGCGACGCCGAGGCTCTCGAACACGGCACGCATCGGACCGCCGGCGATGATGCCGGTGCCGGGAGGCGCGGAGCGAACCACGACCTTGCCCGCGCCAAAGTGGCCCTTGCCATCATGATGCAGCGTGCGACCGTCCTTCAGCGGCACGCGGACCATGGCCTTCTTGGCCGCCGCGGTCGCCTTGTTGATGGCTTCCGGCACTTCGCGGGCCTTGCCCGACCCGAAACCGGCCTTGCCGTTGCCGTCGCCGACCACGACCAAAGCGGCGAAACCGAAGCGCTTACCGCCCTTCACCGTCTTCGACACGCGGTTGATGTGGACCAGCTTCTCGATCAGCTCCTCGCCGTCGTCGTCCTGCCCGCGTCCACGGCCGCCGCGATTGTCGCGACCGCCACGGCCACGTCCGCCACCGCCGCCACGATTGTCGCGACCGCGCGGTGCGTTGGAACGGCCGCCCTTGCGGGCCTGTTCCTCGGCCTTTTCACCGGCATTCTTCAGATTGGCTTCGGCCTGCGCAGCCGCAACCTCGGGGGTCTCGGCGACACCGGGAGCCTGCTCGCCATGCGCGGTATCGTCGGCCTTGGCTTCCTCGGCCTTGGCGTCGGCCTTCGCGTCCGCCTTGGCTTCGGTCTTGGTCTCTTCGGCCTTCGTTTCGGTCGCCTTGGTCTCCTCGACCGTGGCGTCGTCGTTTTTCTTTTCGTCAGCCATACTTAAAACTCCAGCCCTTCTTCGCGGGCGGCATCGGCCAGCGCCTTGACGCGGCCATGGAACAGGAACCCGCCGCGGTCGAACACGACCTTGTCGACGCCGGCCTTCTTGGCCTTCGCGGCGACGGCCTTGCCGACGGTGGCGGCGGCCTCGACGTTGGCGCCCGACTTGGCCTTGACGTCCTTGTCGAGGCTCGATGCGCTCGCGATCGTCGTGCCCGCGGCATCGTCGATGACCTGCGCGTAGATATGTTTGCCCGAGCGGTGAACGCTGAGGCGCGGACGGCCCGAGGCGCGCGCCTTGAGTGCCGAGCGAACCCGGCGGCGGCGGCGGTCGAAGAGGGAAAGTTTCGCCATCTTACTTCTTCTTGCCTTCCTTGCGGAAAATATATTCGCCCTGGTACTTGATGCCCTTGCCCTTGTACGGCTCGGGCTTGCGCCACTGGCGGATTTCCGCCGCGAAGTGGCCGACCTTCTGCTTGTCGATACCCGATACCTGGACGGTGGTCGCATCGGGCGTCGCGACCGAAATGCCTTCCGGCACATCCAGATCGACGTCGTGCGAGTAGCCGAGCTGAAGCTTGAGCTTCTTGCCCTGCGCCTGCGCACGGTAACCGACGCCGTTGATCTCGAGCGTCTTGGAATAACCTTCGGTCACCCCGTCGACGAGGTTCTGGAGCAGCGTGCGCTGCATTCCCCAGACCTGGCGGCTACGCTGCGACATGTTGTGCGGAACGACGCTGATCTCGCCGTCCGAAATGTCGAACTTCACGAGGTCGTCCATCATTTCCATCGCGAGCTCGCCCTTGGGACCCTTGACCGAGAGCGTCTGCCCTTCGGTCTTCGCGGTCACGCCATCGGGGAGCGCAACGGGTTTCTTGCCGATGCGGCTCATTAGAACACCTCCGCCAGCACTTCGCCGCCGACATTGTTCTCGCGTGCTTCGGCGTCCGACAGGACACCGCGCGGGGTCGACACGATGGTGATGCCGAGACCATTGCGGACGCGCGGCAGATCGCTCGCACCCGAATAGACCCGACGACCGGGCTTCGACACGCGCGCCAGATGCTGGATCGCGGGCTGCCCTTCGAAATATTTCAGTTCGATCCGCAGGCCGTCCTTGCCCGCCAACTCTTCTTCCGAATAGCCGCGGATGAACCCTTCGCGCTGCAGCACGTCGAGGACGTTCGCGCGAAGCTTGGACCGCGGCGACAGGATCGAATCCTTGCGCGCCTGCTGGCCGTTGCGAATACGGGTGAGCATATCACCCAGGGGATCGGTCATTGCCATGCCAGTACTCCTTACCAGCTCGACTTGGTGAGGCCGGGGATGAGGCCCTTGTTGCCCAGTTCGCGCAGCATGATGCGCGACAGGCGGAACTTGCGATAATAACCGCGGCTACGGCCGGTCAGCTCGCAGCGGTTGCGGATACGGGTCGGGTTCGCGTTGCGCGGCAGCTCGGCCATCTTCAGACGCGCGATGAGACGTTCGGTCTCGTCGAGCGACTTGTCGTTCGCCTGCGCCTTCAGCTTCGCATACTTGTCCGCATATTTCTTCGCGAGCGCCTTGCGCTTCTCGTTCTTGTTCACGGAACTCAGTTTCGCCATGACTTAAGTTCTCTCTTTCCTTGCTTGAGGATCCGAGAGACTGCGTATGTTACGCAGCCTCGGCTTCCTGCTTCGCTTCCGCGGGGAACGGGAAGTTGAAGAGGCGCAGCAGTTCGCGCGCTTCCTCGTCGCTCTTCGCGGTGGTGGTGACGATGACGTCCATGCCCCGGACCGTATCGACGCTGTCGTACGAGATTTCCGGGAAGACGATCTGCTCTTTCAGACCCATCGCATAGTTGCCGCGACCGTCGAACGACTTCGGGTTCAGGCCCCGGAAATCGCGAACGCGCGGCAGCGCGATGGTGACCAGGCGGTCGAGGAATTCGTACATGCGATCGCGACGAAGGGTGACCTTCGCGCCGATCGGCATGCCTTCACGCAGCTTGAACTGCGCGATCGACTTCTTGGCGTTGATGATCACCGGCTTCTGGCCCGCGATCAGTTCCATTTCCTCGGCCGCCTTCTGGACCTTCTTCTTGTCCTGCGTGGCTTCGCCGACACCCATGTTGATGACGACTTTCTCGATCCGCGGGACCTCGAGATGGTTCTTGTAGCCGAACTTCTCGGTCATCGCCTTCACGATGCGATCGTCGTAATCGGCTTTCAGGCGAGGGGTATAATCCTTAGCCATCGATTTTCTCTCCCGAGCGCGTGGCGACACGCACCTTCTTGCCGTCGACGGTTTCGAACCGCACGCGGGTGGCCTTGCCGTCCTTGGGATCGGCCAGCGCGACCTTCGAGGCGTGCATCGGCGCTTCGCGCTTCTCCAGACCGCCGTTGGGGTCCGTCTGCGTCGGCTTCTTGTGGCGGGTGATGATGTTCACGCCGTCCACCACGACCTTGCCTTCCTTCGGCAGGACCTTGGTGACGTCGCCGGTCTTGCCCTTGTCCTTGCCGGACAGGATGACGACCGTATCGCCCTTCTTGATCTTCGCGGCCATGACTAGAGTACCTCCGGTGCCAGGCTGACGATCTTCATGTGCTTCTTGGCGCGCAGTTCGCGCACCACCGGGCCGAAGATACGGGTGCCGATCGGCTCCTCGTTCTTGTTGACCAGCACGGCGGCGTTGCCGTCGAAGCGAATGACCGAACCGTCGGAACGGCGGATGTCCTTGGCGGTCCGCACGATGACGGCGCGATGGACATCGCCCTTCTTCACCTTGCCGCGCGGGGCGGCTTCCTTCACCGACACGACGATCGTGTCGCCGACGGTGGCGAACCGGCGCTTCGAGCCGCCCAGTACCTTGATGCACTGGACGCGCTTGGCACCCGAATTGTCCGCCACGTCGAGGTTGGATTGCATCTGGATCATTTCAGATCACCCTTCCCTTACGCTTCGGTGGGCACGTCTGCGGGATCCGCAGCGGCCACACGTTCGAGCACTTTCCAGCTCTTGGTTTTCGAAATCGGCGTGCATTCCTCGATGCGCACCGTTTCGCCCTGCGAGATCTCGTTGTTCTCGTCGTGGGCGTGATACTTCTTCGACCGCTTGATGATCTTGCCGTACAGCGGGTGCTTTACCCGGCGCTCGACACGGACCACCACGGTCTTGTCGCCCTTGTCGGAGACGACCGTTCCCTGAAGGATACGTTTCGGCATTCTTCGTCTCCTATTCCGCGCTCGCCGCTTCGGCGGCGCGCTGGTTCTGAAGCGTCATGATCTGCGCGATGGTACGGCGCACTTCCCTGACGCGGGCGGGCTTCTCGAGCTGACCGGTGGCCGACTGGAAGCGCAGGTTGAACTGCTCCTTCTTCAGCTGGCTCAGCTCGTCGGCCAGCTGGTCGTCGGTCTTGGCTTTGAGATCGTCGATCTTCGCCATTACTTCTTCTCCTCGATCAGGCTCTCGCCGAAGCGGGCCACGACCTTGGTCTTGATCGGCAGCTTCTCCGCGGCACGCTCGAAAGCGGCCTTGGCGAGCGGACCGGGAACCCCGTCCAGCTCGAAGATGATGCGGCCGGGCTTGACGCGGGCGACCCAAAATTCGGGGCTGCCCTTGCCCTTGCCCATGCGGACTTCGGCCGGCTTCTTCGAAACCGGGACGTCCGGGAAGATGCGGATCCACAGACGGCCCTGGCGGCGCATGTGACGCGTGATCGCGCGGCGGGCCGCTTCGATCTGGCGCGCGGTGATGCGCTCGGGTTCCATCGCCTTCAGGCCATAAGCACCGAAATTGAGCTCGGTACCGCCCTTGGCGTTGCCGTGGATGCGGCCCTTGAAGGCCTTGCGGAATTTGGTGCGCTTCGGTTGCAGCATGTCTCTATTTCCTTACCGGCGCCGGTCGTCGCGCGCCGGGCGGACGCCCGACGTCTGCGCGTCCATCATGAGCTTTTCCTGGGCCATCGGGTCGTGACCCATGATCTCGCCCTTGAAGACCCACACCTTGATGCCGCTGACGCCATAGGCCGTGTAGGCCGTGGCTTCGGCGTAATCGACGTTGCCGCGCAGCGTGTGCAGCGGCACGCGGCCTTCGCGATACCATTCGGTTCGCGCGATTTCCGCGCCGCCCAGACGGCCCGAGCAGGTGATGCGGATACCTTCGGCACCCAGACGCAGCGCCGACTGCACCGCGCGCTTCATGGCGCGGCGGAAGGCGATGCGGCGTTCCAGCTGGTCGGCCACGCCCTGCGCGACGAGGCGCGCGTCGATTTCCGGCTTGCGGATCTCGACGATGTTCAGGCTCAGCTCGCTGTCGGTCATCTTGGCCAGCTTGGCCTTCAGCTTCTCGATGTCCGCACCCTTCTTGCCGATGATGACACCGGGGCGCGCGGCATAGATCGAGATGCGGCACAGCTTGGCCGGGCGTTCGATCACGACCTTCGAGATCGCCGCCTGCGGCAGTTCCTTCATGATGAACCGGCGGATCTTCAGATCCTCCAGCAGCTGCTGACCGTAGTCCTGGCCTTCCGCGAACCAGCGCGAGTCCCAGGTACGGTTGATCTGCAGCCGCAGGCCGATGGGGTTGCTCTTGTGACCCATTAGGCTTCTTCCTGCTCGCGAACGACGACCCGCAGACGCGAAAACGGCTTTTCGATCCGGGTCGAACGGCCGCGCGCGCGGGTTGCGAAACGCTTCATGGTGATCGACTTGCCGACTGAGGCTTCCGCCACGATCAGCGCATCGACGTCGAGATTGTGGTTGTTCTCGGCATTGGCGACGGCCGACGCGAGCACCTTGTACGCGTCCTCGGCCATTCCCTTGTTCGAGAACTTGAGGATGTTGAGCGCGTCCTCGACCTTGCGGCCGCGGATGAGGCCCGCGACGAGGTTCAGCTTGCGGCTCGACCCACGGATCATGGTGCCGGTGGCAAGCGCCTCGTTGTCGGCGACCTTGCGGGGGGATTTCGGCTTGGCCATTAGCGCTTGCCCTTCTTGTCGGCGGCGTGACCCGGGAAGCTGCGCGTCGGCGCGAACTCACCAAGCTTCATGCCGACCATCTCTTCCGAGACCGCGACCGGCACGAATTTCTTGCCGTTGTAGACGTTGAACGTGAGCCCCACGAACTGCGGGAGGATCGTCGAACGACGCGACCAGGTCTTGATCGGCTTGGCGTTCGACTGCTCCTGCGCTTCCTCGGCTTTCTTGAGGAGCGACAGTTCGACAAAGGGACCTTTCCAGACGGAACGAGCCATGTTCGTTTAGCCCTTCTTCTTGGCGTGACGCGAACGGATGATATACTTGTCCGTCTGCTTGTTCTTGCGAGTACGAGCGCCCTTGGTCGGCTTGCCCCACGGGGTCACCGGATGGCGACCGCCCGAGGTCCGGCCTTCACCACCGCCGTGCGGGTGGTCGACCGGGTTCTTCGCGACACCACGGGTCAGCGGGCGCTTGCCCTTCCAGCGGTTGCGACCGGCCTTGGCGAGCGTCGTGTTCGAATTGTCCGGGTTCGACACCGCACCGACCGAAGCCATGCAGTCCGAGCGGATGTAGCGCTGCTCGCCCGAGTTCATGCGGACGATCACCATGCCGCGGTCACGACCGACGACCTGGCAATAGGTGCCCGCGGCACGCGCGATCTGGCCGCCCTTGCCGGGCTTCAGCTCGATGTTGTGGACGATCGTGCCGACCGGCATCTGGCCGATCTTCATCGCGTTGCCCGGCTTCACGTCGACCTTTTCGCCCGCGACGACCTTGTCGCCCGGCGCCAGACGCTGCGGCGCGATGATATAGGCCTGTTCGCCGTCGCCATAGGTGACGAGCGCGATGTAGGCCGAACGGTTGGGATCATATTCCAGACGCTCGACAGTCGCTTCGCCTTCCTTGCGGCGCTTGAAGTCGACCAGACGATACTTCTGCTTGTGCCCGCCGCCGATGCCGCGCGCGGTCACGTGACCCTTGTTGTTGCGGCCGCCGGTCTTCTTCTTGCCTTCGGTCAGCGCCTTGACGGGACCGCCCTTGTGCAGACCCGAACGGTCGACGAGGACGAGACCGCGGCGTGCCGGGCTGGTCGGACGGAATTGCTTGAGTGCCATGGTTCCTTAGACCCCGCTCGTGATGTCGATCGAATCACCCTCTTTCAGGGTCACGATCGCTTTTTTCTCGTCGTTGCGCTTGTAGGGACGACCCTTCCAGCGCTTCGTCTTGCCCTTCTGGACGATGGTGTTGACCTTCGTCACCTCGACCTCGAACAGCGCTTCCACGGCAGCCTTGATCTGCGGCTTCGTGGCTTCGCCCGCGACCTTGAAGACGACCGCATTGTGCTCGGACGCCATCGTCGACTTCTCGGTGATGTGCGGGGCGAGGATCACGTCGTAGTGACGGTTCTCGACCACTTTCTTGTCTGCCTTAGCCATTGAAACGGGCCTCCAGCTTTTCCAGACCCGCGCGCGTCAGCACGAGCGTGTCGTGGCGCAGGATGTCGTACACGTTGGCGCCGACCGCAGGCATCAGGTTGATGCCCATGAGGTTCGAGCTGGCGCGGGCAAACCCGACGTTCAGCGCTTCGCCGTCGATGACCAGGTTGGTCTTGCCGAAGCCGAGCTTGTCGAGCTTGCCCTGGAGCACCTTGGTCTTGGCGTCGCCGTTCATGTCGAGATTGTCGAGGATGATCAGCTTGCCGTCCTTGGCCTTGGCCGAGAGCGCCATCTTCAGGCCCAGTGCGCGGACCTTCTTGTTGAGGCTCGAGGAGAAAGTGCGGGCGCGGGCGCCGTGCGCCTTGCCACCGCCGATGAAGATCGGGGCGCGACGCGAACCGTGACGGGCCGTACCGCCGCCCTTCTGCTTGCCGTACTTCTTGCTGGTGCGCGCCACGTCCGAACGCTCGCGGGTCGCACGCGCCGGGGCGCGGCGGTTGACGAGCTGCCAGGTGACGACGCGATGGAGGATGTCCTCGCGCGGCTCCACGCCGAAGATGCCGTCGTCGAGCGTGACGTCGTCGCCGCCCTTCTTGGCATCGAGGGTCTGTACCTTGACCTTCATGGCTTAGCCTTCCTTGCCTTCGTCGGCCTCGGGCTTGGTGTCGCCCTCGTCCTTGGCTTCTTCATTGCTGCTCGCGGTCTGCTCTTCGGCCATCGCTTCCACCTCAGCCTGGGTGAAGGTCGGCGCGGCTTCCTGCGTCGCGGCGGTTTCGATCATGCCGGCGGGCGCTTCTTCCGAGGCGACCTCGTCGGCGTTGCGGCGCATCGCGGCCGGGAACGGAACGTTCTCGGGCAGCGGCACCTTCACCGCGTCGGTGACCATCAGCCAGCCACCCTTCGAACCGGGCACGCTGCCCTTCACGAAGATGAGGCCGCGCTCCACGTCGGTGCGCACGATCATCAGATTCTGCTGGGTGCGATTACGCGCGCCCATGTGACCGGCCATCTTCTTGTTCTTGAAGACGCGGCCCGGATCCTGGCGGTTACCCGTCGAGCCGTGCGAACGGTGCGAGATCGACACGCCGTGCGTGGCGCGCAGACCGCCGAAGCCCCAGCGCTTCATGGCGCCGGCAAAGCCCTTGCCCTGCGTCACGCCCTGGATGTCGACCAGCTGGCCGGCGATGAAATGGTCCGCGGTGATGTTGGCACCCACGTCGAGCAGCGCGTCTTCGTCGACACGGAACTCGGCGAGGCGCTTCTTGGGCTCGACCTCGGCCTTGCCGAAAGCTTCGCGCTGCGGCTTGGCGACATTCTTCGCCTTCGCCTTGCCAGCACCCAGAACCACCGAAGTATAGCCGTCGCGTTCGGCTTCCCGACGGGCCACGACCTGCAGCTCTTCCAGCTGGAGGACGGTGACCGGCACATGCCGACCGTCTTCCTGGAACAAGCGGGTCATCCCCATCTTTTTCGCGATCACGCCAGTGCGCATGACCTAAAACTCCCATCAGAGGCACGCCGACGACAGACCGTCTTCGACGTGCTTGCGACCCATCAATGTATGCGAACCCCCGCTCGGGTCGTTCCTTCCGATGGGAAGGAGGCGGGGGACGCAGTCCACGGCCGATGCCGTGCGGTATCCCTTGTGCTTCCGTCCGGCATGAACCGGGCGAGGCGCTCATCGCGTATCGCGAAAAGCGCCTTTGTCAAAACAACCAAGTGGCTGAGTTGACGCGGCCTTTAGGCCAGTTTGATCTCCACGTCCACCCCTGCGGCGAGATCGAGCTTCATCAAAGCATCGACCGTCTGCGGCGTGGGCTGCACGATATCGAGCAGCCGCTTGTAGGTGCGGACCTCGAACTGCTCGCGCGACTTCTTGTCGATGTGCGGCGAGCGGTTCACGGTGAACTTCTCGATGCGCGTCGGCAGCGGAATGGGACCGCGGATGAGGGCACCCGTGCGGCGTGCGGTATCGGCGATATCGCCAGTTGCCTGGTCGAGAACCCGATGGTCGAAAGCCTTCAGACGAATGCGAATATTCTGCGTTTCCATGTCCACTCACCGATGCGAAAGAGCCAAGGCTGTTTCCAGCCCAAAAAAACAAGAGGCCAATCCCGCTTCTGCCCGGCGTACCGGAACGGGCGACCTCCCTAAAACTTGTGCGACAAGGGACGAATCCCCGTCTGTGAGGGCGCGTCTACAGTCGGTGGGGAGCGAGATCAACCCCCCTTGTAGGTCAGCTGGCGTAAGAATTGGCCGATTGAGGCGACATCCGACTGCAGGAAGCGTAGGATTGCGCCGGCCCGCCGACGAGGTGCGGAGGTGCGGCTCGGGTCAGCGATCCTGTGGCAAGGGCAGCCGCATCAGGATCTCGTCATAGTATCTATCGTCGATCTTGATGTCCCTACTCTCGCGGCCATATTCGCGGAAACCCGCACCGACATAGAGGCGTATAGCCACGTCGTTTTCGGCGACGACCGTCAGGATCACCTCTTCGAATTGCCCGCGCGCATGCGAGAGGCTGGCATCGAGCAGCCGTTTTCCGATGCCGAGGGCACGCCGGTCTGGATCGACGAACATTCCCCAAAGGATCACCTTGTGCCGGAGCTTTACCTTGGCGCGCAAAGCCAGTCCCACGCACCCGACCAACGCCCCCTCGGTCCACGCGCCAAACAGCATTCCCTCGCTCACCCGCTGGCCCCACTCGTCATCGGAAAGACTGGCTTCCTCGGTGAACGATGCGCCGAACGATTCTGGGTTCGATTCCAGCGCGGAGAGTCGCAGCGCCCTATAGGCAGCGACCTGATCGGGTCCGAGACGTGAAACGCTGAAATTCACCGGTTTGCATCCTTCGGGCCCCTTTCAGTTATCATTGTCCGTGCCGGACACAAGCGCAGTCACGCGCTGCGAGTGGAGCGCCCGGCATCTGAGCGGCCCACGCAGAAACGAAAAAGGCCCGGCGCTTCCATCGAAGCACCGGGCCTTTTTCTTGTCGAACGCTCCTTGAAGGAGCGCGCGAGGCTTACGCGGTGATCTTGCCGACCACGCCCGCGCCGACCGTACGGCCGCCTTCGCGGATGGCGAAGCGCAGGCCCTGGTCCATGGCGATCGGAGCGATCAGCTTGACGCCGAGCGACACGTTGTCGCCGGGCATGACCATTTCCGTGCCTTCGGGCAGCGTGATTTCACCGGTCACGTCGGTCGTCCGGAAGTAGAACTGCGGACGGTAGTTGGCGAAGAACGGCGTGTGACGGCCGCCTTCGTCCTTCGACAGGACGTAGACTTCGGCTTCGAAATCGGTGTGCGGCGTGATCGAACCCGGCTTGGCCAGAACCTGGCCACGCTCGACTTCTTCACGGCCGACGCCGCGGATCAGCGCGCCGACATTGTCGCCCGCCTGGCCCTGGTCGAGCAGCTTGCGGAACATTTCGACGCCGGTCACGGTCGTCTTGGTCGTGTCCTTGATGCCGACGATTTCGACTTCGTCACCCACGTTCACGATGCCGGTTTCAATACGACCGGTCACCACGGTGCCGCGGCCCGAGATCGAGAACACGTCTTCGATCGGCATGAGGAAGTCCTTGTCGAGCGGACGATCCGGCTCGGGGATCCACTCGTCAACCGCCGCCATCAGCTTCAGGATCGCGTCCTGGCCGATTTCGCGGTTGGAGTCTTCCAGGGCGGCCAGCGCCGAACCGGCGATGATCGGAATGTTGTCGCCGTCGAAGTCGCGCTTGGAAAGTTCTTCGCGGATTTCGAGTTCGACGAGTTCGAGCAGCTCGGGATCGTCGACCTGGTCGACCTTGTTGAGCCACACGACCATCGTGGGAACGCCGACCTGCTTGGCGAGCAGGATGTGCTCCTTGGT from Sphingomicrobium sp. XHP0239 encodes:
- the rplO gene encoding 50S ribosomal protein L15 — translated: MTIKINDLKDNEGARKGRMRVGRGIGSGKGKTAGRGQKGQKSRSGVAVNGFEGGQMPLHMRLPKRGFNNPFGKDYAIVNVGQVQKAIDEKKLDAKKVIDQDALNAIGLTRGGKHGVRLLGKGEITAKANFKVAGASKGAIDAVEKAGGKVEVTAPAKTDEKSED
- the rpmD gene encoding 50S ribosomal protein L30: MAKKDDSKTLKITQTGSPIRKDKAQRATLVGLGLNKMHRTIEVKATPEVLGQVKKVRHLLSVEEA
- the rpsE gene encoding 30S ribosomal protein S5; protein product: MKNAGEKAEEQARKGGRSNAPRGRDNRGGGGGRGRGGRDNRGGRGRGQDDDGEELIEKLVHINRVSKTVKGGKRFGFAALVVVGDGNGKAGFGSGKAREVPEAINKATAAAKKAMVRVPLKDGRTLHHDGKGHFGAGKVVVRSAPPGTGIIAGGPMRAVFESLGVADVVTKSNGTANPFNMIRATFEALKDQTSPRSVAQRRGKKVADLLGRGGMDKAEAEATADAVTE
- the rplR gene encoding 50S ribosomal protein L18 produces the protein MAKLSLFDRRRRRVRSALKARASGRPRLSVHRSGKHIYAQVIDDAAGTTIASASSLDKDVKAKSGANVEAAATVGKAVAAKAKKAGVDKVVFDRGGFLFHGRVKALADAAREEGLEF
- the rplF gene encoding 50S ribosomal protein L6 codes for the protein MSRIGKKPVALPDGVTAKTEGQTLSVKGPKGELAMEMMDDLVKFDISDGEISVVPHNMSQRSRQVWGMQRTLLQNLVDGVTEGYSKTLEINGVGYRAQAQGKKLKLQLGYSHDVDLDVPEGISVATPDATTVQVSGIDKQKVGHFAAEIRQWRKPEPYKGKGIKYQGEYIFRKEGKKK
- the rpsH gene encoding 30S ribosomal protein S8 translates to MAMTDPLGDMLTRIRNGQQARKDSILSPRSKLRANVLDVLQREGFIRGYSEEELAGKDGLRIELKYFEGQPAIQHLARVSKPGRRVYSGASDLPRVRNGLGITIVSTPRGVLSDAEARENNVGGEVLAEVF
- the rpsN gene encoding 30S ribosomal protein S14 — translated: MAKLSSVNKNEKRKALAKKYADKYAKLKAQANDKSLDETERLIARLKMAELPRNANPTRIRNRCELTGRSRGYYRKFRLSRIMLRELGNKGLIPGLTKSSW
- the rplE gene encoding 50S ribosomal protein L5 — encoded protein: MAKDYTPRLKADYDDRIVKAMTEKFGYKNHLEVPRIEKVVINMGVGEATQDKKKVQKAAEEMELIAGQKPVIINAKKSIAQFKLREGMPIGAKVTLRRDRMYEFLDRLVTIALPRVRDFRGLNPKSFDGRGNYAMGLKEQIVFPEISYDSVDTVRGMDVIVTTTAKSDEEARELLRLFNFPFPAEAKQEAEAA
- the rplX gene encoding 50S ribosomal protein L24, which translates into the protein MAAKIKKGDTVVILSGKDKGKTGDVTKVLPKEGKVVVDGVNIITRHKKPTQTDPNGGLEKREAPMHASKVALADPKDGKATRVRFETVDGKKVRVATRSGEKIDG
- the rplN gene encoding 50S ribosomal protein L14 produces the protein MIQMQSNLDVADNSGAKRVQCIKVLGGSKRRFATVGDTIVVSVKEAAPRGKVKKGDVHRAVIVRTAKDIRRSDGSVIRFDGNAAVLVNKNEEPIGTRIFGPVVRELRAKKHMKIVSLAPEVL
- the rpsQ gene encoding 30S ribosomal protein S17, with translation MPKRILQGTVVSDKGDKTVVVRVERRVKHPLYGKIIKRSKKYHAHDENNEISQGETVRIEECTPISKTKSWKVLERVAAADPADVPTEA
- the rpmC gene encoding 50S ribosomal protein L29 is translated as MAKIDDLKAKTDDQLADELSQLKKEQFNLRFQSATGQLEKPARVREVRRTIAQIMTLQNQRAAEAASAE
- the rplP gene encoding 50S ribosomal protein L16, translating into MLQPKRTKFRKAFKGRIHGNAKGGTELNFGAYGLKAMEPERITARQIEAARRAITRHMRRQGRLWIRIFPDVPVSKKPAEVRMGKGKGSPEFWVARVKPGRIIFELDGVPGPLAKAAFERAAEKLPIKTKVVARFGESLIEEKK
- the rpsC gene encoding 30S ribosomal protein S3 — protein: MGHKSNPIGLRLQINRTWDSRWFAEGQDYGQQLLEDLKIRRFIMKELPQAAISKVVIERPAKLCRISIYAARPGVIIGKKGADIEKLKAKLAKMTDSELSLNIVEIRKPEIDARLVAQGVADQLERRIAFRRAMKRAVQSALRLGAEGIRITCSGRLGGAEIARTEWYREGRVPLHTLRGNVDYAEATAYTAYGVSGIKVWVFKGEIMGHDPMAQEKLMMDAQTSGVRPARDDRRR
- the rplV gene encoding 50S ribosomal protein L22, whose amino-acid sequence is MAKPKSPRKVADNEALATGTMIRGSSRKLNLVAGLIRGRKVEDALNILKFSNKGMAEDAYKVLASAVANAENNHNLDVDALIVAEASVGKSITMKRFATRARGRSTRIEKPFSRLRVVVREQEEA
- the rpsS gene encoding 30S ribosomal protein S19, producing the protein MARSVWKGPFVELSLLKKAEEAQEQSNAKPIKTWSRRSTILPQFVGLTFNVYNGKKFVPVAVSEEMVGMKLGEFAPTRSFPGHAADKKGKR
- the rplB gene encoding 50S ribosomal protein L2 is translated as MALKQFRPTSPARRGLVLVDRSGLHKGGPVKALTEGKKKTGGRNNKGHVTARGIGGGHKQKYRLVDFKRRKEGEATVERLEYDPNRSAYIALVTYGDGEQAYIIAPQRLAPGDKVVAGEKVDVKPGNAMKIGQMPVGTIVHNIELKPGKGGQIARAAGTYCQVVGRDRGMVIVRMNSGEQRYIRSDCMASVGAVSNPDNSNTTLAKAGRNRWKGKRPLTRGVAKNPVDHPHGGGEGRTSGGRHPVTPWGKPTKGARTRKNKQTDKYIIRSRHAKKKG